In Palaeococcus ferrophilus DSM 13482, the genomic window GAGGTGGCGAGGACGATAGCGAGGGACGAACCACGGAACAGGGAAAGCGGGGAGCCGGCCTATAGGTACTACGAACCGGGCGACGTTGAGGCAATTAAGGAGCTTCTCTGGAGGCACGCGGGGATAGTGAGGAGCGCCGAAGGGCTCAGGGAGGGGGTTAAACTGCTCGAGGGAATCGAGGCCGACCCCAGGTTGAAGATTCTCGCGAGGGGAATCCTCGAGAGCGCGCTGTGGAGGGAGGAGAGCAGGGGAGCGCACTACCGCGAGGACTTCCCACTCATGCGCAAGGAGTTCGAGAGGCCGAGCTTCTTCGAGGGGAGATCCATGCTATAACCATAGGTGGCCAAAAACCCTTTTAACGCCCTCCATCCATCAATCCCTAAAAGAGGTGAGACCATGGAGATGGAGAAGCTGGTTGAGGAAATCATGAGGCTTAAGGAAGAGCGCAACGCCATAATCATGGCCCACAACTACCAGTTACCTGAGATACAGGACATAGCGGACTTCCTCGGCGACAGCCTTGAGCTCGCGAGGAAGGCCGTGGACATTGAGGCGGACGTGATAGCCTTTGCCGGCGTTGACTTCATGGCTGAGACCGCGAAAATCCTCAACCCCGAGAAGACCGTTCTCCTCCCCACGAGGAGGGCAACCTGCGCGATGGCCAACATGCTCAGGCCGGAGCACATAATCGAGCTCAAAAAGCGCTATCCAGAGGCCCCCGTGGTTCTCTACGTCAATACCACAGCCGAGACCAAGGCTCTGGCCGACGTTACGGTCACATCGGCCAACGCGGTAAAAATCGTGGAGAAGCTCGACTCAGATGTTATAATCTTCGGCCCGGACAAGAACCTCGGAAGCTACGTTGCCAGGCAGACCGGAAAGAAGGTAATCCCTGTCCCGGAGCACGGCCACTGCTACGTCCACCGTAAGTTCACGCTGGAAGACGTCGAGCGCGCGAGGAAGCTTTATCCAAAGGCAAAGCTCATGGTGCACCCCGAGTGCGAGCCGGAGGTTCAGGAACAGGCGGATGTGATAGTCTCCACGGGCGGGATGATAAGGCGCGCAAAGGAATGGGACGAGTGGGTGGTCTTCACGGAGAGGGAGATGGTCTACCGCCTGAGCAAGCTCTACCCGAACATCAGGTTCCACCCCGCGCGGGAGGACGCCACCTGCATCGGGATGAAGGCGATAACCCTTAACCACATCTACGAGTCGCTGAGGGATATGAAGTACGAGGTGGAAGTGCCGGCGGAGATAGCCGAGAGGGCGAGGAAAGCGATAGAGAGGATGCTGGAGATGAGCTGAGGGCGCTTTCCTTAGCCACTCTCCACTCTGAAGGCCTTTACTTCCTCCTTTCCGTAAGCCGTGCTAAGGGACAGGAGCACATAGTTCCCGCTGACTTTCACCGCAGTTGGCCGCAAACTGAGGGGTATGCATGCAACTTCCCTTTTCTCAACGCTGTAGACGCACAGGCCGTTACTTTCGTTCATGTCGTGGTTTATCTCAACGTACGCCCATGCCAGCAGTGAGCCGCTTCCATCCGCAACGATCTCCCTCATCAGCCCGCCGCACTTTAGAACCTCCGATGCGGGCGTTTCAATACTTTTCAGGTGCCTGCCGTCATCACTGAAAATGTGGATTATCCCCCTGTAGTCCACCGTGTAAACTTTCCCATCGCTCAGCTTGAACGCCCCGGCCGGGGCGTAGCCGCACTGGGAGTACTGTTCAAGCGAGACATTCCAGAGGGGGATCCCACTGGCCTGGAACGCGTAAACTCTTCCCGTCCATATGGTGGTTCCGCTCCTTTCCGCACCTCCGGTGGCAACAAGAACAATGCCTTCCGTGGTCGAGATGCTTTTTATCCCCTCCTCAAAGGTGTAGTTCTCCAGGATATTTCCCTTAGGGTCCAGAAAGACTATTTTTCCGGGGTAAAAAGGCTCCATGCCTTCAGTGCCCACCGCAAAGCCGTGCTCCGTGTGAACTATAACAGGCTTTGCTTCTCCATCCTCGAAGGAAAAGGAGGTGCGGGAATCTCCACAGACGTGAATCGTTACGTTACCTGGGGCGCGGACTCCTTGGCTTATGGTTGGGTCCTTCTTCGTGATAAAAAACGTCAGGTTTCCGAGCTTTAGGGCAAGGGAAGCGTTTTTGAAGGGCGCTTCAAGGGATTGGGGCGCCAGTGTGCTAAGCTCCGTGTAGTAGAGAACCTCCTCTTTCCTGAAGGCCAGCAAATTCGAGAACGTTTCTGCCGCTTCCACGTTCTCCACCGAATACAGCGTTTCCCATATCCCAATTTCCACGAGTTCAAGCCTCCCCGGGTCTGATAAGAGGGCAAACCTGTCAGCGTCAGCCCCAACAAGACGCCCTTGGCCCTTCCAGACAATGGTAATGTTGATGCCGTCGGTGAAACTGTCCGAATTTCCATCTGAACTTTTCCGGAGATGCAGGAGTGAGCTCCCAATGAAAAAAGAAATCAGGAGCAGAATAGCCACCACTTTTACGGCTTTCCCCATTGTTTCATCCCTCAGGGCATACGGTACGTCTCTAAAGCCCCTCCCCGAAGGGAAGAAAGGGAAGAGGGGTTTACCTCTTCGGGACGTTTATGCTCCTCACCGTGTAGTGCTCGAGCGTTGCACCCCTCTCAACGAACTCGTGGGGCCATATCTTGACGTTGTACATCCTCACATTGTCGCTTATGACGGCGTTGTCCCCTATGACCGAGTTGACTATCCTAACGTTGTCCCCTATCTCGACGTGCCTTCCTATTATGGAGTTCATTATCCTGACGTTGCTCCCCATCTTCACCCTGTCCATGACTACGGAGTGTAGCACCTCGCAGCGTTTGCCCAGCATCGAGTAGTTGTCTATCACCGCGTCCTCGAGGGCCGTGTCCCTTCCAATGGAGATGTGCCTCCCGAGGAGCACCTTCCCCTCCACCAGGAGCTCGCCGCGCTTTATGCGCTCCTTTATCTCCCGCCGGAGCCCCTCGGACATCTCGGATTTGCCCTGCATGTAGACGTCGTGGGTCACGTTGATGGCGTCCATGTCCTCTGGGGGTAGATGCCGGAGGAGGTACATCGCCGCGTTGAGGTAGCGCTCCGGCGTGCCCACGTCGAACCAGTAGCCCTCCATTGGATAACCGTAAACGTCGTAGCCGTGCTCTATTAGCGCGGGGATTATCTCGCCGCCGAAGTCAAGGGCCTTTCTATCCCTCATCTCCTTCGCCCACAGCTCGTCAAGGAACTCCCAGAAGTTCTCCGAGAGTATGTAGATGCCCGTGTTGGCCAGGTTGCTCGGAGCCTCCTCGGGTTTGGGCTTCTCAACGAAGTACTCTATCCTGTAATCGTCGTCTATCTTCGCTACGCCAAAGCCCGTAACGTCCTCCACGCGTTGGAGCGCTATCGTCATGAAGGCGTTCTTCTCCCTGTGCCAATTGTACATGTCTTGAACGTCCAGCTGGTAGATGTTGTCGCCCTGGATAACCACCACGGGCTCCTTTATGCCGTAGTAGCGCATGGTGTACCAGACCGCATCCCCGTTGGTCGTGCTCTCGTAGCGCGGCATGTAGCGGATTCTCACCTCGTGCTCAAGCCCGTACTTCTTTTTGAGCCAGTAGCCCTCGCGGAAGTAGTCGAAAAGTGAGGCGTAGTTCACGTAGCCCTTCACCCCAAGGTAGACCTCCTCGATGCCGTCGCGCGCGAGGTTCAGAATAGAGTGCTCGAGGATCGGTTTGTTCAGGAGCCTTACGAGGCCCTTCGATGTCTCTATCGTGAGGGGTCTCAGGCGGGTCGCCTCCCCCCCTATGGGAATCACCGCTTTCTTTATCATGCTGCTCCCCACTTAATTTCGCTCCCGGAGAATAAAAGGCATTCTTTCACGCGGAGTGGTGCATGAATATGGAAAGCAAAATAAAGGACGAGGGAGAGGAACTTGCGGAGGTGAAGGCATGGTTCCACTCAATTACCTGCTCCGGTTCATCGAGGAGGATGCGCCCTTCGGTGACGTCACGAGCGAGGCCGTGATTCCCGAGGATACTCGGGCGAAGGCCGTGGTAATCGCGAAGCAGGGGGGCGTTATAGCGGGCGTTGAAGAAGCAAAGGCCCTCTTCGAGCACTTCGGGGTTAAGGTTGAGGTCCGGAGGCGGGACGGCGAGGAAGTCGAGAGGGGCGAAGTCATCCTTGAGCTCGATGGAAACGCCCGCTCCATCCTCCTCGTCGAGAGAACGGCACTCAACGTCATGGGCAGGATGAGCGGGATTGCCACGGAGGTCAGGGGGCTCGTGGAGAAAGTCCGCGCGGTCAATCCCAAGGTAAGGGTTGCCGGAACCAGGAAGACCCTCCTCAAACCGATTGACAAGCGCGCTATTCTCATCGGCGGCGGGGAAACTCACCGCTTTTCCCTGAGCGACGCGATACTCATAAAGGACAACCACCTTACCCTAGTTCCACTGGAGGAGGCCATAAGACGCGCGAAGGCCTTCAGCGTTTACAAGGTCGTCGAGGTTGAGGTTGAGACCCTTGAGGACGCCCTAAAGGCGGCCAGAGCCGGGGCCGACGTGATAATGCTCGACAACATGAGGCCGAAAGAGATTGAGGAGGTTCTTGAGGCACTGAAGCGTGAGGGGCTGAGGGAAAATGTCAAAATTGAGATTTCCGGCGGGATAACGCCGGAGAACATAGCCGAGTACGCGAGGCTCGACGTGGACGTTATCAGCCTCGGCTACCTCACGCACTCCGTCAAGAACTTCGACGTCAGCCTTGATATAATCGGGAGGCCCTGAGCCCCCAACCAAATTTATAAACTCCCACAACCGAGTAATGGGCATGAGGGTTAGATGGCACCACGCACTGCTCGCGCTCCCACTGGCGTTCCTGCTCCTCTTTTTCTACTATCCCATAGTTAGTATAGCCAAAACTGGGCTCTGGGATAACGGGCCTACGTTCAGATACCTCCTTGGAGTCCTCTCCAATCCCTACTATCGGAGGGTCATCCTCTTCACGATCGGCCAGGCCCTCGCCTCAACGGCTTTAACGCTCCTCCTGGGCCTCCCGGGGGCATACCTCTTCGCCCGCTACGACTTCCCGGGAAAGCGCTTCATAAGGGCCCTGTTGACGGTTCCATTTGTCATGCCCAGCGTTATGGTAGCCCTCGGCTTCATCCTCCTCTTCGGGCGCTCGGGGCTCTTCACCTCCCTGCTCGGCCGCGACCTTGGAATCCTCTACTCCTGGAAGGCGATCCTCCTCGCCCACGCCTTCTACAACTTTCCGGTCGTGGTGAGGATGGTCTCGTCGCTGTGGCAGCGCATCAACCCCCACTACGAGGAAGCTGCGATGAGTCTCGGGGCAAGGGGATTCACGCTCTTCCGGAAGGTTACCCTGCCGATGCTCTACCCGGCGATATTCGCCTCCTCCATGCTCACCTTCATCTTCTCCTTCCTGAGCTTCTCCATACCCCTCATAATCGGGGGCTACCGCTACGCCACCATGGAGGTTGCCATATTCACGACCATAATGACGCTCCTCGACTTCAAGACAGGGGCGGCACTGGCGATACTGCAGATGGCCATGAGCTTCACGTTCATGTACGTCTACCTCAAGAGCCTCGAAACCTACTCACGGGCCGAGGAGCAAAGGGTATTCAGAGAGCCGGTGAAGCTGAGCCTGAAGGAGCTCGCCGGAATAAGGGGCGTTTTGATAGGCTTTTACTCCCTAATCGTGGCCCTCTTCATAGTCTCGCCCCTTCTGGCGGTTGTTTATCACTCCTTCACCTACGGGGGAAGCTTCACGCTAAGGTGGTACGAAAGACTCTTCGATCCCTCCTACAACCCCATCTTTGGATCAAACAGCATCAGGGCGATAGGCTACACCTTCCTCTTCGGCTTCGCCACGGTGCTCCTGTCCACCATAGTGGCCCTGAGCGTGGCCTACGCCTCCCACCGCTGGCGCTTTAAGGGCAAAACGCTCTTCGATGCCCTCACCACACTCCCCCTTGGCTCCTCGGCAATAGTCATAGGACTCGGCTACATCAGGGCCTTTCACGCCCCTCCCCTCGAGCTGCTCGGGAGCCCCTTCCTCATAGCGGCCGCCCACACGGTGATAGCCTACCCCTTCGCCCTTAGGGCAATCTCCGCATCGCTAAAGAAGATAAAGCCTTCCCTCGGGGAAGCGGCCATGAGCCTCGGGGCGAGCGACGTCCGGGCGTTTCTTGCTGTAGAGCTCCCCCTGGCCTTCGGAGGAATACTCGTGGGGGCCATATTCGCCTTCGCGATGAGTATAGCGGAGCTCGGGGCAACGTACATGATATACAAGCCACAGTACACGACGGTCACGATAGCCATCTACCGCTATCTTGGATCAAGGCAGTTCGGGCCCGCGTCGGCCATGGCCGTCGTTCTGATGCTGGTCAGCTTGGTGGGATTTCTCATTATCGAGAGGACGGGTGAGGAGATATGGTGAGGCTTAGACTTGAGGGAATAACGTTGAAAAGGGAGGGTTTCACGCTCTCAATCCCCCACCTAGAGGTTAGGGAGGGGGAGTTCATGACCCTGCTCGGCCCCAGCGGCTGCGGTAAGACGACGACGCTGAGAGTAATAGCGGGCTTTGAGAAGGCCGAGGGGAAGGTTCTCTTCGGGGAGGAGGACGTCACCGATAGGGCTCCCTACGAGCGCAACATAGGGATAGTCTTCCAGGACTACGCGCTCTTTCCTCACATGACCGTTTTTGAGAACGTGGCCTTCGGGTTAAGGCTCAGGAAGCTTCCGAGGAGAGAAATTGAGCGCCGTGTGGAGGAGGCACTCTCCCTCGTTGGCCTTGAGGGATTTGAGAAGCGCTACCCCGAGCAGCTTTCGGGCGGTCAGATGCAGAGAGTAGCTCTCGCGAGGGCGCTTGTGATAAGGCCGAGGGTTCTCCTGCTGGACGAGCCGCTCTCGAACCTCGACGCTAAGATAAGGGAAAGGCTGAGGGGTGAGATAAAGAGGATCCAGAGGGAGCTGGGCCTTACCACGATATACGTCACCCACGACCAGGAGGAGGCGATGGCTATAAGCGACAGGATAGCGGTCATGAACGAGGGGAGGATACTCCAGGTTGGGAAGCCCCTCGAGCTCTACTACCGTCCAAGGGACGAGTTCGTGGCGAAGTTCTTCGGAACGAGCAACATCCTTGATCTAAACTCCGAGAACGGAAGGGCATGCCTAGGGAGAATCTGCTTCGAAACGAAGGTCGAAGGCAGGGTCAGGGTCTTCTTCAGGCCCGAGAGTGTGTTTATAACGGAGGGAGATGACGCCCAAGTTGTGGACTACGAGCTCCTGCCCGGGAGAATCAGGTTTTTCCTCGATGTTGAGGATAGAAGAATCGTCGCGGAGCGCTTCATAACGGAACTCCCCTTTGGCCCCGAGACCGTTCCAAAAAAAGTGGGAATAGAGGTGAGAGCGTACTCTATCCTCTCTCCTTGATGATCTCCCCCGGGCTCTTGCCCTGAACCATGAGCTCCGTCCACTCCCTTATCCAGCGGTCGAAGTTGTTCTTGATGTACTCGGGGTTCGGGGTGGCGGATTTGAGCTCTTCAAGGGGAACCGCGTAGCTGTAAACCTTGGGGAGCTCCACGTTTTTGTTTACGGGATACATCCACTGGTTGGTGGGTATCTCCCCCTGGAAGTCCTCGCTTAGGAGGAACTCTATGAACTTCTGGGCGAGCTCCCTGTTCTTGGTGCCCTTAATTATTCCCGCGCCCTCCACCTGGAGGTAGTTACCCTCCTCGAAGGCTACTGCCTTAACGTAGGTTATGTTGTCGTAGTAGACGGTAGCGGCTGGAGAGGTCGCGTAGCTGAGCACGAGCGGGAACTCACCGTTCATGAAGGCCCCCCACGCCTCACTCCATCCCTTGACGATCTGGACGTCGTTGTCCTTGAGGGCCTTCCAGTAGTTGAGGTAACCGTCCTCGCCGTAAACGGCCACCGTCCATATGAGGAAAGCCGCTCCAGGTGAGCTCGTCCTTGGATCTTCGATTACGAGCTTGCCCTTCCACTCAGGTTTTGTTAGGTCTTCGAGGCTTACCGGCGGGTTTGAAACGTGGCGGGAGTCGTAGTTGATGGCTATGTACCCGTAGTCGTAGGGGATTAGGTGGTATGTGGGGTCGAGCATGTCTATGAGCTCCTTTGGAACGATGCCAATGTTTGAGGGCTTGTAGGGTTCAAGTATCCCCGCATCTATGGCCTTGGCGGCGAGGCTGTTGTCAATTCCAACCACAACGTCCGCCCTTGGGTTGTCCTTCTCAAGTATCAGCCTGTTGAGAACCTCTCCAGCGTCACCTATGAGCTGGAGCTCCACCTTGACGCCGTACTTCTCCTCGAACTTCGGTATGGCGGCCTTCGCGATGTACTCAAAGCTGTCGTAGGAGTAGACAACGAGCGTTGGCGTCTCCGTCGTAGTTGGGCTCCTCTTTTCCTGAGAGCTCTGGCTCACGCACCCGAGGGCAGCCCCCATGATCAGGAAAGCCGCCAGTAAGAGTGCCACCTTCTTCATCCAGCTCACCTCCTATTAATCCATTATGGAGTTTCATAATCGCCTTTTAAAACCTGCCCCCATGTTATGACATAAAAATGTAAAAACAAACCTTAAAAATGAAAGATTTAAACAAATTTATGGTGAACAAAATGGGAACCACCGTGGCAACCTACGCTTCACACTCGGCCCTGCAGATACTCCACGGGGCGAAGGGGGAGGGGTTCCAAACGATAGCCTTCGGAAAGGCGAGAGTCAGGCCCCTCTACACGAAATACTTCCCCGTGGCTGACACTTTCATTGAGAGTGATTATCCTGAGGATGAGCTGTTGGAGAGGAACGCCATAATTATTCCTACGGGCTCCTTCGTCGCCCATCTCGGCGTTGAGCTCGTGGAGAAGATGAAGGTTCCATACTACGGCAACAAGGCCGTCTTGAGATGGGAGAGCGACCGCACTCTCGAGCGGAAGTGGCTGGAGAAGGCGAAGCTGAGGCTTCCAATGATTTACAGAGACCCCGACGAGATAGACGGCCCCGTCATCGTCAAGCCCCACGGCGCCCGGGGCGGAAGGGGATACTTTCTGGCCAGAAGCCCCGCGGATTTCTGGGAAAAGGCCGGGCGGCTCGGCATCAGGGACAAGGAAGACCTATCTGAAGTTCAGATACAGGAGTACGTGGTTGGCGTTCCGGTGTATCCCCACTACTTCTATTCGAAGCTCAACCGCGAGCTCGAGCTGATGAGCGTTGACAGACGCTATGAGTCCAACGCCGACGCCATAGGCAGGATTCCAGCGGGGGAGCAGCTAGGCCTTGGGCTGGGCACGAACTACACTGTGGTGGGCAACATCCCCCTTGTTCTGAGGGAGAGTCTGCTCATGGACGTCATCGAGGCGGGCGAAAGAGTCGTCAAAGTTGCGGAGGAGCTGATGGGTGGCCTGTGGGGACCCTTCTGCCTTGAAGGAGTGTTCACCGAGGAACTGGAATTTGTCGTCTTCGAAATCTCGGCCAGGATAGTCGCCGGCACAAACCCCTTCGTCCACGGCTCGCCATACACATGGCTTCGCTACGATGAGCCGGTGAGCACGGGAAGGAGGATAGCCATGGAGCTGAGGCAGGCGTTGGAGGAGGAAAGGCTGGGGGAGATTTTAACATAGTCGTGATGAAGAAATTTATAAAGCCTGTCGTGTTAGCCATGAAAAAGTAAAGGGTGAAAAAAATGTGGGAGAAGTTCATCGAGGAGAAGGTTGGGGAGATACGGGAGACGGTCGGCGATGGAAAGGCCATCATAGCGCTCTCCGGCGGTGTTGACAGCTCAACCGCCGCGATTCTGGCACACAAAGCGATAGGCGAGAGACTTCATGCAGTTTTCGTGAACACGGGCTTCATGCGCAAGAATGAGCCAGAGTTCGTTGTCAAGACCTTCCGCGACGAGTTCGGGCTGAACCTCCACTACGTGGATGCCAGCGAGCGCTTCTTCAGGGAGCTTAAGGGCGTGACAGACCCGGAGGAGAAGAGGAAGATAATCGGAAGAGTATTCATCGAGGTCTTTGAAGAGGTCGCGAGGGAGATAAACGCCGACTTCCTAATCCAGGGGACTATAGCCCCGGACTGGATAGAGAGCCAGGGCAAGATAAAGAGCCACCACAACGTCGGCGGTTTGCCAGAGAGGCTCAACCTCAAGCTGATCGAGCCTTTGAGGGACCTCTACAAGGACGAGGTCAGGGAGCTGGCAAAGGAGCTCGGCCTTCCGGAGAAAATCTACAACCGCATGCCCTTCCCGGGGCCGGGGTTGGCCGTTAGGGTCCTTGGCGAGGTCACCCCTGAGAAGGTGGCAATCGTTAGAGAAGCCAACGCCATAGTCGAGGAGGAGATTGAGAAAGCTAATCTAAAGCCCTGGCAGGCCTTCGCAGTTCTGTTGGGCGTTAAGACAGTCGGCGTTCAGGGCGACATAAGGGCCTACAAGGAGACGATAGCGGTTCGTGTGGTAGAAAGCCTCGACGGCATGACTGCCAACGCGATGAACGTCCCATGGGAAGCCCTTCAGAAGATAGCCTTCAGGATAACGAGCGAGATTCCAGAAGTAGGGAGGGTGCTCTACGACATCACAAACAAGCCACCGGCGACAATAGAGTTTGAGTGAAAGCCTTATCTACTTTGACAACGAAGTTAGAGCGGTGGGAGAATGGGTGAAAACGTAGAGGTCGTTGAGGCGGTTTATGAGAACGGTGTGCTGAAGCCGCTTAAGCCGCTGAAGCTCAAGGAAGGGGAACATCTGGTGATAAAGCTCTACCGGAAGGACATAGTTGAAAGAACGGAAAAGTTCAGGAAAATACTCTCTCCCGAGAACTTCAAAGAAAGCCCTGAAGAGTACCTCCAGAAGCTCAGGGAGGAGCGACTATGAAAGTCGTCCTCGATACCTCAGTTGTAGTCAATCTTTTTTCTGGTTTTTACCCAGATAGGTCACAAGTCGCCAAAAAGATCGCCAAGCTCTCGGAAATGGGCATCCTTGAGGTTTATGCTCCACGACTCGGAGAGTTTGAATTCGTATCGGTTTTATCCAGATTTCTTCCCAGAGAACTTGTGGAAGAAGCCCATGAGATATACCTAGAACTCGTTGCAGACTTTGTAGGGGAGGGGCTTTTATCCGATAAAATTCTCGAACTTGCATTTACGACTGGCCATCGCGTTCCTGACCTCTACTTCGTTGCGACTGCACAACATATTAACGCCCTTCTCCTAACCAACGACCGAAAAATGGCCGATATGGCCAGATCCGTTGGTGTGAAGGCCTTCTACCTCGCTGAAGAGGCCGACGAGTTTTTCAAGCTTGTGGGGGTGGATGGATGATAGTTATAATGGATAACAGGGGCCAGTACGTCCACAGGATTTGGAGAACCCTTCGCTACCTCGGCGTCGAGGCGAAGATAATCCCGAACACTACTCCCCTTGAGGAGATAAAGGGCATGAAGCCGAAGGGGATAGTATTCTCCGGCGGCCCGGACATCGAGAAGACCGGCAACTGCTCCGCGATTCTGGAGCACTACGACGAGTTCAACGTCCCGATACTCGGGATCTGCCTCGGCCACCAGCTCATAGCGAAGCACTTCGGCGGAAAGGTCGGGAGGGGAGAGAAGGCAGAGTACAGCCTTGTCGAGATAGAGATACTCGATGAGAACGAGGTCTTCAAGGGGCTCCCGAAGAAGCTGAGGGTCTGGGAGAGCCACATGGACGAGGTCAAGGAGCTTCCACCCGGCTTTAAGCTCTTAGCTAAGAGCGAGACCTGTCCCGTCGAGGCAATGAAGCACGAGAGCCTCCCCATCTACGGCGTCCAGTTCCACCCGGAGGTGGCCCATACCGAGCGAGGTGCGGATATCTACCGCAACTTCGTGGAGCTCTGCGGGGAGCTCTAGCCATGGCCGGCACCCGTGTTTACGTATAGACATTGCAAAAACAAAAACTTTTTAAAATTTTATCCCTTACTTTTTCTGGTGATATCTTGGGGCACACCCTCTACTACACCACCCGCGTTGAGAAGTGGGGCGAGTTCAAGGAGTTCCTCCAGAGGGTCTGCGAGGGAGTAGGTTACTTCTTCGAGGTCAGCGGTGAGTGCGTCACCGTAACCCCCGACTGTCCCCTCGTGGAACCCCTGAGAATACCGAGGGATGGGGAAGGTTTCGCCAAGACGAACCTTGTGGAGCCCTGTCACTCGATTTATCTCCTCGTGCTTCACTCCGTTTCTTCCTTCGGCTCGGTTGAGGTTTGGGAGGACTCGTAAACCTCCAGTACCCTCCTGGGAACGGCACCTTTGAGGGGCCGCTCCTCCACGAGAACCTTCACCACTGCCCCAACTTCAACGCCCTCAGCCCCCTCAACCCAGTACGTCCCTGGCCTCACGTTGGCGCTCACGTCGTCGTGGGTGCTGATTCTCACAAGGTCGCCCTTGATTTCCTCGATAACGCCGTACGTCCACTCCCTGCCGTAGCGGGAGCGGAAGACGTGCCGGAAAAGGCCCACCGCAACGAACACCGCCACGAGGTATCCGTAGAAGTAGTAGACCCCCGAAGCGTAGCGCCTGAGGAGAATGTAGCCCCCGTAGGAAAGCACCGCTATAAGTGATAAGCCGTAGTAGAAGGCCCTGTAGGGCTCGTACTCTATGAAGAAGTTGCAGTTCTGCACGAGGATTGAGCGCATGTAGAGGAGGTAGAGCGCGCTGACCACAACGAACAACCCCGAATCC contains:
- the guaA gene encoding glutamine-hydrolyzing GMP synthase, which translates into the protein MWEKFIEEKVGEIRETVGDGKAIIALSGGVDSSTAAILAHKAIGERLHAVFVNTGFMRKNEPEFVVKTFRDEFGLNLHYVDASERFFRELKGVTDPEEKRKIIGRVFIEVFEEVAREINADFLIQGTIAPDWIESQGKIKSHHNVGGLPERLNLKLIEPLRDLYKDEVRELAKELGLPEKIYNRMPFPGPGLAVRVLGEVTPEKVAIVREANAIVEEEIEKANLKPWQAFAVLLGVKTVGVQGDIRAYKETIAVRVVESLDGMTANAMNVPWEALQKIAFRITSEIPEVGRVLYDITNKPPATIEFE
- a CDS encoding antitoxin AF2212-like protein produces the protein MGENVEVVEAVYENGVLKPLKPLKLKEGEHLVIKLYRKDIVERTEKFRKILSPENFKESPEEYLQKLREERL
- a CDS encoding type II toxin-antitoxin system VapC family toxin, translated to MKVVLDTSVVVNLFSGFYPDRSQVAKKIAKLSEMGILEVYAPRLGEFEFVSVLSRFLPRELVEEAHEIYLELVADFVGEGLLSDKILELAFTTGHRVPDLYFVATAQHINALLLTNDRKMADMARSVGVKAFYLAEEADEFFKLVGVDG
- a CDS encoding GMP synthase subunit A; protein product: MIVIMDNRGQYVHRIWRTLRYLGVEAKIIPNTTPLEEIKGMKPKGIVFSGGPDIEKTGNCSAILEHYDEFNVPILGICLGHQLIAKHFGGKVGRGEKAEYSLVEIEILDENEVFKGLPKKLRVWESHMDEVKELPPGFKLLAKSETCPVEAMKHESLPIYGVQFHPEVAHTERGADIYRNFVELCGEL
- a CDS encoding DUF2101 family protein, with the protein product MAVDEFLYSLGELVERSGRDAFEFIHSLIIPRPREKPPRIRIISRLVRKKVTIHELLSLKLQLTFMAYLLVGLATVFAGDSGLFVVVSALYLLYMRSILVQNCNFFIEYEPYRAFYYGLSLIAVLSYGGYILLRRYASGVYYFYGYLVAVFVAVGLFRHVFRSRYGREWTYGVIEEIKGDLVRISTHDDVSANVRPGTYWVEGAEGVEVGAVVKVLVEERPLKGAVPRRVLEVYESSQTSTEPKEETE